In Chitinophaga oryzae, the sequence GTTTTTCGCCGTAGGCGAAAGACACGTTCCTGAATTCAATTTCTTTTTCGAAGCCGGTGATGTTTACCGCATCGGGGGCATCCACGATGGCGGGTCTTTCATCGATCAGTTCCAGTACGCGCTCACCGGCGGCTACTCCCGAGTGGATACTGCTGAAAGAGGCGGAGATGGCTTTAGCGGGCCGCATTATCTGGGAGAACAGGGCGATATAGGCGATGAAAGCAGCAGCGCTGAGGTCGCCCTGGTTAGACAGGACCAGCGTACCGCCATACAGTACGATACCGGCCACCATGATTACGCCCAGTGTTTCAGACACCGGAGAAGCCAGCTGTTGTCTTCTGGCCATGGCACGGCCGATTTTGGAATAGCGGAGGTTTTCGTTATTGAAGCGGTCGGTAGTGAATTTCACGGCATTAAAAGCCTTGATGATACGGATACCGTGCAGCGCTTCGTCGAGGTAGCTGATCATCAGGCCGTAGGTACGGTGGGCTTCTACTGCATGTTCTTTCAGCTTTTTAACAATTTTGGAGATGATAAAACCCGCAACAGGTATTACCAGCATAGAGGCCAGCGTCAGTTTATAGGAGATGATGAACAGCATCACCAGGTAAAACAGGAGGGTAACCGGTTCCTTGAAGATCACCTGCAGGGTGCCGGTCACGGAATATTGTACGGTCTGGACGTCGCTGGCGATTTTGGAGATAATATCGCCTTTGCGTTCATTGCTGAAGTAGCCCAGGTGGAGGTCCATCACGTTATTGAAAACAGCCCTTCTGAGGTTCAGCAGGGTATGGATACGGAGGCTTTCCATGGTTTTTTCGGCAAAATAGCGGAACAGGTTGCCGAGCAATACAGAAGCCACAATACAGCCGCAGACAAAGCGGAGCGTTTGTACGGCGCCATATTTGTTAAAAACGAGAGCGGTGTAATAGTTGAACACTGCGAAGATGTCTATCCAGTTATCCGGTTTCGGTGGTATATCTTTTACGTTACTGAAGATGGTAGCCAGCAGGGGAGCCAGCAACGCCAGGTTCAGTGTGCTGAAAATAATTGACAACAACGTGCAGAGGATATAGGGAATAGCAAACTTGTTAATCGGTTTGGCGAAAGCTAAAAGTCGGAAGTATGTCTTCATATCACTGTATAATAACTATCTATAAAAAAGCCGCATCAAAGCAAAGCTGATGCGGCTTCTCTCACAGCGGGCAAAATTAAGTCTTTTGCCGGGAATTGTCAAAGAAATTAAGGCCAATTCGGTATCTTTATAGCAGTCATCTTCCCCCAAAATACCCCATATGGAAAAACCATCTTCCACTTCCTTCGAATTCCGTCACCAGGCGCTGGATGTCGCCTATCTGCAAAGACTCTATCAGCATGAGCCCTCGTATGCTTTTGATATGTTCGACGGATTTCTCCGGGAGATCGGCGCCCGGATAACACAACTGGGTAATGCCATTGCGGCGAATAACCGGGAGCAGGTCAAATACTATGCGCATCAGCTGCGGGCGTTCACCGGTATTGTGGGCCTCACGAGGGTCCAGTCGGCCTCCGGGCGGCTGGAATCCTGTAGCATGGCCGGCAGTCCGGACACCATCGCGCAGCTTTTCGGGGAGATCAGCACGGGGGTGCGGCTGTCGATGCAGCCGGTGTGGCTGGAACGCGAGCGGCTCCGGGCCTTTTTGCAATCGCGGGACCTTTAAATCCGGGTGATCCTGAAAGTAATCGTGTCTACCTTGTTTCGATGCAGCAGTTTATTGAGCGTGATCACCGCTTCCGTGAAAGCCATTTCATTCATGCCTTGCTTTACTTTGCCGGTCATATAAAAGCGGAAGGAGGGATGCAGCCTGATCTGGCTGAGCATCATGGAGATGCCGGGGATGCTCCTGTCTATGGCGTACAGCATATGGGAGGTGTCCTTCAGTGTAACAGTCCAGCTGACATCCAGCACGGGATCGTTATACTGCCCGGTGGTATCACCCCACGGCTTTCCCGCCGGACGGATATGTTGCCGGGGATCGTATGCCCGGAAGAAAAACTGCCGCTCTGAAGTATCGGACCTCATCCTGCGGATGGCGGAATCACCGGCGATGATGTAGATGTCCAGTTGCGCAGAGTCCGGGTTGGCGAGGATCGCCTCTATATCCCTGCTGGCTTCTGTGTATTGAAACAGTTCTATGTTCAGCGGATTGCCGGTGCTGATTTCAGGCAGCAATTTTATCGTAGCTGCGTGATCGTTAGTATAGAGAAAAGCGCCGCCTTCTTTTTCCATTCTTCGTGCCACCAGCTCGTCCAGCTTTTGTTTGTTACTGTAGAAACGTTCCTGCGAAGCGGCTTTCATACGGGCGAGATCGGGCTTCCTCCCGCGGGTGGCACACATGGCCACTACCATCGTTATCAGCAGGATAAACGTTGCGCCGACAATGAGGCTTGTGTTATCATTAGGATGGTTGTTGATCTGGCTCAGTTGAGCGGCCGGAGATGGATGGGTGTCTTCGGTTTTGACGTCACTGGTTTTAAACTGTTTTTGTTCCTGTTTGCTGAGCGCTGCTTCGAGGTGACGGAGGAAGTCTCCGAAGATGGCCACTTCTTCCGGTGTGTTCTGCCTGACCGCGCGGCTGCTGCGGGTCATATACCAGGAAATACGTCTATTGGCCAGCCGCAGTTTGACTCCCGGTGCGTTGGCGCCCCAGGGACGGGTTATTTTCCGGATGTCGGAGAAGTAAACAGTACCGTACAAAGCAGACTCCATACGATCATGATAAAGGGTGATGGTTTCCTGCCGCCAGGACCACGTCATCATAAAATACATGAGGGGGAGCGTCACCAGCAGTACGGCGCCAATGACTATTCCAACACTAAAGTTTAATACCAAACCAGGGATGCAGGTGCCGAGAAAGCCGGCCATGACTGCTGCAGCGCCCCATAAGCTTCGTTGCCTGTCTAACACGGTAAACTGCCAGGTCGCGGAATTCTTCATAGGCCGAAGATAAGGTTTTTCAGCGGGAGGGACCAGTCACGCAACGTATGGCCGTTTGCGTGACCGGCAAGGTATCAGTGTGACTCCAGTATTTTCAGTGCTT encodes:
- a CDS encoding ABC transporter ATP-binding protein; amino-acid sequence: MKTYFRLLAFAKPINKFAIPYILCTLLSIIFSTLNLALLAPLLATIFSNVKDIPPKPDNWIDIFAVFNYYTALVFNKYGAVQTLRFVCGCIVASVLLGNLFRYFAEKTMESLRIHTLLNLRRAVFNNVMDLHLGYFSNERKGDIISKIASDVQTVQYSVTGTLQVIFKEPVTLLFYLVMLFIISYKLTLASMLVIPVAGFIISKIVKKLKEHAVEAHRTYGLMISYLDEALHGIRIIKAFNAVKFTTDRFNNENLRYSKIGRAMARRQQLASPVSETLGVIMVAGIVLYGGTLVLSNQGDLSAAAFIAYIALFSQIMRPAKAISASFSSIHSGVAAGERVLELIDERPAIVDAPDAVNITGFEKEIEFRNVSFAYGEKPILRNINLTIPKGKTIALVGPSGGGKSTMMDLIPRFIQPQSGEILIDGRNLQQVTMESLRSQIGMVNQESILFNDSIYNNIAFGKPDASPEAVEAAARIANAHEFIMGTAEGYQTNIGDKGSRLSGGQRQRLCIARAVLNNPPLMLLDEATSALDTESEKMVQDALNNLMKHRTSLVIAHRLSTIQNADIIIVLENGQIVEQGSHLELLANNGLYKKLIDMQTFASNKEESVTE
- a CDS encoding Hpt domain-containing protein, which gives rise to MEKPSSTSFEFRHQALDVAYLQRLYQHEPSYAFDMFDGFLREIGARITQLGNAIAANNREQVKYYAHQLRAFTGIVGLTRVQSASGRLESCSMAGSPDTIAQLFGEISTGVRLSMQPVWLERERLRAFLQSRDL